A single Blastococcus colisei DNA region contains:
- a CDS encoding protein adenylyltransferase SelO yields MSIAPPFPVALDDRFARELPELALAWQAEPAPDPRLLVLNEHLAAGLGLDPAWLRGPDGVRLLVGNLVPDGATPVAQAYAGHQFGGYSPRLGDGRALLLGELTVDRGVRDLHLKGSGRTPFARGGDGLAAVGPMLREYVISEAMHALGIPTTRALAVVATGRPVRRETVLPGAVLARVASSHLRVGSFQYARATGDVDLLRRLADHAIARHWGGSGDGGAADAEQPYLALFEAVAAAQASLVARWMLVGFVHGVMNTDNMTISGETIDYGPCAFLDAYDADAVYSSIDEGGRYRYRNQPLAAEWNLARFAETLLPLISDDPEQAVARAVESLKTFGPAYDAAWSSGMRAKLGLPEGLDDDVAGPLVDELLAHLQQGHVDHTSFFRALGRAARGDLEPARNLVLDLAAFDGWLDRWRALAPDAGSMDRVNPVYIPRNHLVEESLDAATGGDLDPLGRLLDAVSAPYDERPGLERYAAPAPQDFGVYRTFCGT; encoded by the coding sequence GTGAGCATCGCACCGCCGTTCCCCGTCGCCCTGGACGACCGCTTCGCCCGTGAGCTGCCGGAACTGGCGCTGGCCTGGCAGGCCGAGCCGGCGCCCGACCCGCGGCTGCTCGTGCTCAACGAGCACCTGGCCGCCGGGCTCGGCCTGGACCCCGCCTGGCTGCGGGGGCCCGACGGCGTGCGACTGCTGGTGGGGAACCTCGTCCCCGACGGCGCGACCCCTGTGGCGCAGGCCTACGCCGGGCACCAGTTCGGGGGGTACTCCCCCCGGCTCGGCGACGGGCGGGCCCTCCTCCTCGGCGAGCTGACCGTCGACCGGGGCGTCCGCGATCTGCACCTCAAGGGCTCCGGGCGCACCCCGTTCGCCCGCGGTGGCGACGGGCTGGCGGCCGTCGGCCCGATGCTGCGCGAGTACGTGATCAGCGAGGCGATGCACGCCCTGGGCATCCCGACGACGCGAGCCCTGGCCGTGGTGGCGACCGGTCGTCCCGTGCGCCGGGAGACCGTGCTGCCGGGCGCCGTCCTCGCCCGGGTCGCGAGCAGCCACCTCCGCGTCGGGAGCTTCCAGTACGCCCGCGCGACCGGCGACGTCGACCTCCTGCGCCGCCTCGCCGACCACGCGATCGCCCGGCACTGGGGCGGGTCGGGCGACGGTGGAGCCGCGGACGCGGAGCAGCCCTACCTCGCTCTGTTCGAGGCGGTCGCCGCCGCCCAGGCGTCGCTGGTCGCCCGATGGATGCTGGTGGGCTTCGTCCACGGCGTCATGAACACCGACAACATGACGATCTCCGGCGAGACCATCGACTACGGGCCGTGCGCGTTCCTGGACGCCTACGACGCCGACGCGGTCTACAGCTCGATCGACGAGGGCGGGCGCTACCGCTACCGCAACCAGCCCCTGGCCGCCGAGTGGAACCTGGCGCGTTTCGCCGAGACGCTGCTCCCCCTGATCTCCGACGATCCGGAGCAGGCGGTCGCCCGCGCCGTGGAGTCGCTGAAGACGTTCGGCCCGGCGTACGACGCCGCCTGGTCGTCCGGGATGCGGGCGAAGCTCGGCCTGCCCGAGGGTCTGGACGACGACGTCGCCGGGCCGCTGGTCGACGAGCTGCTCGCCCACCTCCAGCAGGGCCACGTCGACCACACGTCGTTCTTCCGCGCCCTGGGCCGGGCCGCGCGAGGGGACCTCGAGCCGGCGCGCAACCTCGTTCTCGACCTCGCCGCCTTCGACGGCTGGCTGGACCGGTGGCGTGCCCTGGCGCCGGACGCCGGATCCATGGACCGGGTCAATCCCGTCTACATCCCGCGCAACCACCTCGTCGAGGAGTCGCTCGACGCCGCCACCGGCGGCGACCTCGATCCGCTCGGCCGGCTGCTCGACGCGGTGAGCGCCCCGTACGACGAGCGACCCGGCCTCGAGCGATACGCGGCACCGGCTCCGCAGGACTTCGGCGTCTACCGGACCTTCTGCGGCACCTAG
- a CDS encoding bifunctional 3'-5' exonuclease/DNA polymerase, giving the protein MNRLVLVRRGEGGIDALESAEDGTVVQTTRLPAAGLPGFVRAQGRRPVRWVWDDTTRWYPQLLDAGVRVERCWDLRLAHAVLRRSPFVDQAVLVGSDTPGWDGLQPVTVADPALFPLEDPADRLDPVAEHARQQAAVAASAERGRLGLLLAAEASGALVAAEMTHAGLPWRADVHGRLLTGLLGPRPASGQRPAVLERLLTEIRAAFAAPALNPDSPGDLLRGLQAAGLPVSDTRSWTLQELEHPGIPPLLEYKRLSRLHQANGWNWLDTWVRDGRFRSYFLPGGVVTGRWASNGGGALSVPTQIRPAAIADEGWRLVVADVAQLEPRVLAGMSRDDAMAEAARSRDLYQGMVAGGAVATRAEAKVGMLGAMYGGTRGESGRMMPRLTRRYPRAIGLVEEAARAGERGEVVHTLLGRGSPSPGGGSGDPDGLGEPGEQAGSPGDRDRRRRAWGRFTRNFVVQGTGAEWALCWLADLRNRLWRLGGTGRLEQRPHLVFFLHDEVVVHTPEQLADEVVEEVRRAAAEAGRLLFGSFPIDFPLDVAVVRSWADAD; this is encoded by the coding sequence GTGAACCGCCTGGTCCTCGTGCGCCGCGGCGAGGGCGGGATCGATGCGCTCGAGTCCGCCGAGGACGGGACGGTGGTGCAGACCACCCGGCTGCCCGCGGCCGGTCTCCCGGGATTCGTCCGCGCGCAGGGACGCCGGCCGGTGCGCTGGGTCTGGGACGACACCACGCGGTGGTATCCGCAGTTGCTGGACGCCGGTGTCCGGGTGGAGCGCTGCTGGGACCTGCGGCTCGCCCACGCCGTCCTCCGGCGGTCGCCGTTCGTCGACCAGGCCGTGCTCGTCGGAAGCGACACCCCGGGATGGGACGGGCTCCAGCCGGTGACCGTGGCCGACCCTGCGCTCTTCCCGCTCGAGGACCCGGCCGACCGGCTCGACCCGGTGGCCGAGCACGCGCGCCAGCAGGCGGCCGTGGCGGCGTCGGCGGAGCGGGGGCGCCTCGGTCTGCTGCTCGCCGCCGAGGCCTCCGGTGCGCTGGTGGCCGCCGAGATGACGCACGCCGGGCTGCCCTGGCGGGCGGACGTGCACGGCCGACTGCTGACCGGTCTGCTCGGCCCCCGCCCGGCATCCGGCCAGCGGCCGGCGGTCCTCGAGCGGCTCCTGACGGAGATCCGCGCCGCCTTCGCGGCCCCGGCTCTGAACCCGGACTCGCCCGGCGACCTCCTGCGCGGACTCCAGGCTGCGGGACTGCCGGTGAGCGACACCCGTTCGTGGACGCTGCAGGAGCTGGAGCATCCAGGCATCCCGCCGCTGCTGGAGTACAAGAGGCTGTCGCGGCTGCACCAGGCCAACGGCTGGAACTGGCTGGACACGTGGGTCCGCGACGGCCGGTTCCGGTCCTACTTCCTCCCCGGAGGGGTCGTGACGGGCCGCTGGGCCTCCAACGGCGGGGGAGCGCTCTCGGTCCCGACCCAGATCCGGCCCGCGGCGATCGCCGACGAGGGCTGGCGGTTGGTCGTCGCCGACGTCGCGCAGCTGGAGCCACGGGTCCTCGCCGGCATGAGCCGGGACGACGCCATGGCGGAGGCGGCGCGGTCGCGGGACCTGTACCAGGGGATGGTGGCCGGCGGCGCCGTGGCGACGAGGGCCGAGGCGAAGGTCGGCATGCTCGGGGCGATGTACGGCGGCACCCGGGGTGAGAGCGGCCGCATGATGCCCCGGCTGACCCGCCGGTACCCCCGGGCGATCGGACTGGTCGAGGAGGCGGCGCGGGCAGGGGAGCGCGGCGAGGTGGTGCACACCCTCCTCGGCCGGGGCTCCCCGTCGCCGGGCGGAGGCAGCGGGGACCCCGACGGGCTGGGGGAGCCGGGGGAGCAGGCGGGATCGCCCGGGGACCGGGACCGACGGCGTCGCGCCTGGGGGCGGTTCACCCGCAACTTCGTGGTGCAGGGCACCGGCGCGGAGTGGGCGCTGTGCTGGCTGGCCGACCTGCGCAACCGGCTGTGGCGGCTGGGCGGCACGGGCAGGCTGGAGCAGCGACCGCACCTGGTGTTCTTCCTGCACGACGAGGTGGTCGTGCACACGCCCGAGCAGCTCGCCGACGAGGTGGTGGAGGAGGTCCGCCGGGCGGCGGCCGAGGCCGGGCGGCTGCTGTTCGGCTCGTTCCCGATCGACTTCCCGCTCGACGTCGCCGTCGTCCGGTCCTGGGCCGACGCGGACTGA
- a CDS encoding LysE family translocator codes for MDGIWAFVAMSVLLSVSPGPDDVLVLRNTLRGGARLGLATVAGVAVGTLAWGLAAAVGLAAVVVRSPTAYDVLSLAGAGYLVLLGVVPLVAELRGRSGPGVGVVPPRSRRGGAGRAFSAGLASDLLSPKIGLFYLAVVPQFVPDGAPALQYSLLLCAVDVGVAAIWLAGLAWLAHAAVPWLLRPEVVRWTQRTFGASLIGLGVSSAVGL; via the coding sequence GTGGACGGCATCTGGGCGTTCGTGGCGATGAGCGTCCTGCTGTCCGTCTCGCCGGGGCCGGATGACGTGCTGGTCCTGCGCAACACCCTCCGCGGTGGCGCGCGCCTGGGTCTGGCGACCGTGGCCGGGGTCGCGGTGGGCACGCTCGCCTGGGGCCTGGCCGCGGCGGTCGGCCTCGCCGCGGTGGTCGTGCGGTCGCCCACCGCGTACGACGTGCTGAGTCTGGCCGGGGCGGGGTACCTGGTCCTCCTGGGTGTCGTGCCCCTGGTCGCCGAGCTGCGCGGACGGTCGGGTCCGGGGGTCGGCGTCGTTCCGCCGCGGAGCAGGCGGGGAGGAGCCGGACGCGCCTTCTCAGCGGGGTTGGCGAGCGACCTGCTCAGCCCGAAGATCGGGCTGTTCTATCTCGCCGTCGTCCCGCAGTTCGTGCCCGACGGAGCCCCGGCCCTGCAGTACTCGTTGCTGTTGTGCGCCGTCGACGTGGGCGTCGCGGCGATCTGGCTCGCCGGCCTCGCCTGGCTCGCGCATGCCGCCGTTCCCTGGCTGCTCCGACCGGAGGTCGTCCGATGGACGCAGCGGACCTTCGGCGCGTCGCTCATCGGGCTCGGCGTGTCCTCAGCCGTCGGGCTCTGA
- a CDS encoding HAD-IC family P-type ATPase codes for MDVEESGASLGSEVAAGLTQREAEVRHRRGEGNVAVSASSRSYTRILRTNVFSFFNLILFVIGAALLALGRYSDAFTSVGLGLVNAAIGAVQEIRAKRKLDRLQLLDRSRVTVVRDGRDVEVVPEEIVRGDVVHVRPGDQLVVDGPVLDGGRVDVDESLLTGESEPLRKLPGDDLLSGSFCVGGEGHQLAREVGASSYASRLTADARQTTTDRTPLQNRIEFVVRLVMLLVALMSVTILFQAALEGFTLVRVVQTTAVLSGLVPYGLFFLVAVAYTVGAAKSSGRGALVQQVNAVESVSNVDVVCTDKTGTLTTGRLGLAEVQPVGTMGSEAVGRLVGSMARSTAAPNLTTTALATALPGDVWPVRDEIPFSSTLRWSALRTDDGLYVLGAPDRLAPHLSGPALTDTVGDLTAQGLRVLVVARAGADTPLRDTAGRPHLPALEPVAVVSLADELRPDVPETIAGFARDGIDLKVVSGDDPRTVAALARQAGLDAGLPVAGRDLDGLSDPELDRVVGRTTVFGRIAPEQKERLVESLRRQGRYVAMIGDGVNDARALKRAHVGVAMKSGSAVARDVADIVLTDDSLGALRPAQHEGRRIINGIGTSMQVFLARVGTQALVILAVTMLGLGFPYSPANVGLTLLTVGVPTLFLTAWARPTPPDPHLLPNLGRFVVPAAVITAAGGVALYAYHYTFLFEGLSRSGTPEEVLTAFERYTGLSSDDVGFTEAAATIGAQTALSTFVSFAAFLLILFLKPPNRLFASWTRPDGDRRPAVLVVVLVAVFTGGLFIPAVSDYFGLTGAADPVFFTVLPALVLWLTVLSAAYRFRVLERALGLAIRTGQEAAGR; via the coding sequence ATGGACGTGGAGGAGTCGGGTGCCTCGCTCGGCAGCGAGGTGGCGGCCGGGCTGACCCAGCGGGAGGCGGAGGTCCGGCACCGGCGCGGTGAGGGGAACGTCGCCGTCAGCGCGTCGTCCCGGAGCTACACCCGGATCCTCCGCACGAACGTCTTCTCCTTCTTCAACCTCATCCTGTTCGTCATCGGCGCCGCGCTGCTCGCCCTGGGCCGCTACAGCGACGCCTTCACCAGCGTCGGGCTGGGCCTGGTCAACGCGGCGATCGGCGCCGTGCAGGAGATCCGGGCCAAGCGCAAGCTCGACCGGCTGCAGCTGCTCGACCGCAGCCGGGTCACCGTCGTGCGCGACGGCCGGGACGTCGAGGTGGTTCCGGAGGAGATCGTCCGCGGCGACGTCGTCCACGTGCGACCCGGTGACCAGCTCGTCGTCGACGGGCCGGTGCTCGACGGCGGCCGGGTCGACGTCGACGAGTCCCTGCTCACCGGCGAGTCCGAGCCACTGCGGAAGCTGCCCGGCGACGATCTCCTGTCGGGCAGCTTCTGCGTCGGCGGCGAGGGGCACCAGTTGGCACGCGAGGTCGGCGCCTCCAGCTACGCCAGCCGGCTGACCGCCGACGCGCGGCAGACCACCACCGACCGGACGCCCCTGCAGAACCGGATCGAGTTCGTCGTGCGCCTGGTGATGCTGCTCGTCGCGCTGATGAGCGTGACGATCCTGTTCCAGGCGGCGCTCGAGGGGTTCACCCTGGTCCGGGTCGTGCAGACCACCGCCGTGCTCTCGGGGTTGGTGCCCTACGGCCTGTTCTTCCTCGTGGCCGTCGCCTACACCGTGGGCGCCGCCAAGAGCAGCGGCCGCGGCGCGCTGGTGCAGCAGGTGAACGCCGTGGAATCGGTCAGCAACGTCGACGTGGTGTGCACCGACAAGACCGGCACGCTCACGACCGGCCGGCTCGGCCTCGCGGAGGTGCAGCCGGTCGGGACGATGGGGTCCGAGGCGGTCGGGCGACTGGTCGGCTCGATGGCCCGGAGCACGGCGGCACCGAACCTGACCACCACGGCACTGGCCACCGCGCTGCCTGGTGACGTGTGGCCCGTCCGCGACGAGATCCCCTTCTCGTCGACCCTGCGCTGGAGCGCGCTGCGCACGGACGACGGCCTCTACGTCCTGGGGGCGCCCGACCGCCTGGCCCCCCACCTCTCCGGTCCGGCGCTCACCGACACCGTGGGCGACCTGACCGCGCAGGGCCTGCGGGTCCTCGTCGTCGCTCGGGCCGGCGCCGACACGCCGCTCCGGGACACCGCCGGACGACCGCACCTGCCCGCCCTCGAGCCGGTCGCCGTCGTCTCCCTCGCCGACGAGCTGCGCCCCGACGTGCCCGAGACCATCGCCGGGTTCGCGCGGGACGGCATCGATCTGAAGGTCGTGTCCGGCGACGACCCACGCACGGTCGCCGCCCTCGCCCGGCAGGCCGGCCTCGACGCCGGGCTCCCGGTGGCCGGTCGGGACCTCGACGGCCTGTCCGACCCCGAGCTCGACCGGGTCGTCGGGCGCACGACGGTCTTCGGCCGCATCGCCCCGGAGCAGAAGGAGCGGCTCGTCGAGTCGCTGCGACGGCAGGGCCGCTACGTCGCGATGATCGGGGACGGCGTCAACGATGCCCGCGCCCTCAAGCGGGCGCACGTCGGCGTGGCGATGAAGAGCGGCAGTGCCGTCGCCCGGGACGTCGCCGACATCGTGCTGACCGACGACTCGCTCGGAGCGCTGCGCCCCGCCCAGCACGAGGGCCGGCGGATCATCAACGGCATCGGCACGTCGATGCAGGTCTTCCTGGCCCGCGTCGGCACCCAGGCCCTCGTCATCCTGGCCGTCACCATGCTGGGGCTGGGCTTCCCGTACTCACCCGCGAACGTCGGCCTGACCCTGCTCACCGTCGGAGTGCCCACGCTGTTCCTGACCGCGTGGGCGCGCCCGACCCCACCGGACCCGCACCTGCTCCCGAACCTGGGCCGATTCGTGGTCCCGGCGGCGGTGATCACGGCCGCCGGCGGCGTGGCGCTGTACGCCTACCACTACACGTTCCTCTTCGAAGGGCTGAGCCGTTCCGGCACTCCCGAGGAGGTGCTCACCGCGTTCGAGCGCTACACCGGCCTCTCCTCCGACGACGTCGGCTTCACCGAGGCGGCGGCCACCATCGGGGCCCAGACGGCGTTGTCCACCTTCGTCTCCTTCGCCGCCTTCCTGCTCATCCTCTTCCTCAAGCCACCGAACCGGTTGTTCGCGTCCTGGACGCGGCCGGACGGCGACCGGCGGCCCGCGGTGCTCGTCGTCGTGCTCGTCGCGGTGTTCACCGGCGGCTTGTTCATCCCGGCCGTCAGCGATTACTTCGGCCTCACGGGCGCCGCCGACCCGGTCTTCTTCACCGTGCTGCCGGCGCTCGTCCTCTGGTTGACCGTCCTGAGCGCCGCCTACCGGTTCCGCGTCCTCGAACGCGCGCTCGGGCTGGCGATTCGAACGGGACAGGAAGCCGCCGGGCGCTGA
- a CDS encoding ATP-dependent DNA ligase, whose amino-acid sequence MLFADVVAASAAVAATRSRTAKAGTIAEVLRQAGRGEVEPVTAWLSGEIRQGRLGVGWRTLSRTGGAPASTSSLTVAAVDQGLADLAATSGAGSAARRDAVLTALLSAATADERQFLVRLLAGELRQGALEGVVLDAVAAAADVPATSVRRAFMLSGRLPETAAAALAGGVEALDAVRLQVGRPVRPMLASPGSSLDAALADLGNDVTVEFKLDGARIQVHRDGDEVRVWTRTLREVTDGVPELVDRVRALPCSTAVLDGETLALDDDGRPRAFQDTMSRFGSGVGGEMVEEGVLLSPFFFDLLHVDGRDLLDEPLNVRLDALAELLAADEHAALRMPGVRSPRPEQAAEVLDDALTAGHEGVVVKALDAAYAAGRRGKAWQKVKPVHTLDLVVIGAEWGYGRRTGKLSNIHLGARDPDGGEPVMVGKTFKGMTDELLDWQTRTFPELARERPEWGLVLRPELVVEIALDGAQRSTRYPGGVALRFARVLRYRPDKSPAEANTLDAVRALLAGG is encoded by the coding sequence GTGCTGTTCGCCGACGTCGTCGCCGCCTCCGCGGCCGTCGCGGCCACGCGGTCGCGCACCGCGAAGGCCGGGACGATCGCGGAGGTGTTGCGCCAGGCCGGCCGGGGCGAGGTCGAGCCGGTGACCGCCTGGCTGTCGGGCGAGATCCGGCAGGGGCGGCTGGGCGTCGGCTGGCGCACGCTGTCGCGGACGGGCGGGGCGCCTGCCTCGACGTCGTCGCTGACGGTCGCCGCCGTCGACCAGGGCCTCGCGGACCTCGCGGCGACCTCCGGCGCGGGCTCCGCCGCCCGGCGCGACGCCGTCCTCACGGCCCTGTTGTCGGCCGCCACCGCCGACGAACGGCAGTTCCTCGTTCGGCTGCTCGCCGGCGAGCTACGCCAAGGGGCGCTGGAGGGCGTCGTGCTGGACGCCGTCGCGGCGGCGGCCGACGTCCCGGCCACGAGCGTCCGCCGGGCGTTCATGCTCTCCGGCAGGTTGCCCGAGACGGCGGCCGCCGCGCTCGCCGGCGGTGTCGAGGCGCTGGACGCTGTACGCCTCCAGGTCGGTCGCCCCGTCCGGCCCATGCTGGCCAGCCCGGGTTCCTCGCTGGACGCCGCGCTCGCCGATCTGGGCAACGACGTGACGGTGGAGTTCAAGCTGGACGGCGCCCGCATCCAGGTGCACCGGGACGGCGACGAGGTGCGGGTGTGGACACGAACGCTGCGGGAGGTGACCGACGGCGTCCCGGAGCTCGTCGACCGGGTGCGGGCGCTCCCCTGCTCCACCGCCGTCCTGGACGGCGAGACCCTGGCCCTCGACGACGACGGCCGGCCGCGTGCCTTCCAGGACACGATGAGCCGCTTCGGCAGTGGGGTGGGCGGGGAGATGGTCGAGGAGGGCGTGCTGCTCAGCCCGTTCTTCTTCGACCTGCTCCACGTAGACGGCCGCGACCTCCTCGACGAGCCGCTGAACGTCCGGCTGGACGCCCTGGCCGAGCTGCTGGCCGCCGACGAGCACGCCGCCCTGCGGATGCCCGGCGTCCGCTCCCCCCGCCCGGAGCAGGCGGCCGAGGTGCTCGACGACGCGCTCACCGCCGGCCACGAGGGGGTCGTGGTCAAGGCGCTGGACGCCGCCTACGCCGCCGGACGACGCGGCAAGGCCTGGCAGAAGGTCAAGCCGGTGCACACCCTCGACCTCGTCGTCATCGGTGCGGAATGGGGGTACGGCCGCCGCACCGGGAAGCTGTCGAACATCCACCTCGGCGCCCGCGACCCCGACGGCGGCGAGCCGGTGATGGTGGGCAAGACCTTCAAGGGGATGACCGACGAGCTGCTCGACTGGCAGACCCGCACCTTCCCCGAGCTGGCGCGGGAACGACCCGAGTGGGGGCTGGTGCTCCGGCCGGAACTGGTCGTCGAGATCGCCCTCGACGGGGCGCAGCGCAGCACCCGGTATCCCGGCGGGGTCGCCCTGCGCTTCGCCCGCGTGCTGCGCTACCGCCCGGACAAGTCCCCCGCCGAGGCGAACACCCTCGACGCGGTCCGCGCCCTGCTCGCCGGCGGCTGA
- a CDS encoding saccharopine dehydrogenase family protein, which translates to MAESARDHDLVVFGATGFVGRLLAAYLAEHTPPGVRVGLAGRSRTRLLEVRAALPPAAREWPVLEADAGDPASLTALAESTRVLVTTVGPYARYGMPVVEACAAAGTHYADLTGELLFVREAMSRSDAVARETGARIVHACGYDSIPSDLSTFLLAERARADGADGLRDVRLVATLRGGLSGGTIDSMRAQVEALQGDPSLRRVAGDPFALSPDRAAEPDTPQPRDAGLPVRMPDGRWTAAFVMAPFNTRIVRRSNALQGWAYGRGLSYGEVMGVGRGPLGAVTAAGVSAGLVGAVSALSFGPTRAVLDRVLPAPGSGPSEAVRRNGWFRMTVDAETESGRRYRAIAAGKGDPGYRATAVMLGESALALTLDADRLPDRAGSLTPATALGDVLVERLRAAGHTYEATGV; encoded by the coding sequence ATGGCTGAGAGCGCACGCGACCACGACCTCGTCGTCTTCGGGGCCACCGGCTTCGTGGGACGGCTGCTCGCCGCCTACCTCGCCGAGCACACCCCGCCGGGAGTCCGCGTCGGACTTGCCGGGCGGTCCCGGACCCGGCTCCTGGAGGTCCGCGCGGCCCTCCCACCGGCCGCCCGCGAGTGGCCGGTCCTCGAGGCCGACGCCGGGGACCCGGCGTCGCTGACCGCGCTGGCCGAGAGCACGCGGGTGCTGGTGACCACGGTCGGCCCGTACGCGCGGTACGGCATGCCCGTGGTCGAGGCCTGCGCCGCCGCCGGCACGCACTACGCCGATCTGACCGGCGAGCTGCTGTTCGTCCGCGAGGCCATGAGCCGGTCCGACGCCGTCGCACGGGAGACCGGCGCCCGGATCGTGCACGCCTGCGGGTACGACTCGATCCCCTCGGACCTCAGCACCTTCCTGCTCGCCGAGCGGGCCCGCGCCGACGGGGCGGACGGCCTGCGCGACGTCCGTCTGGTCGCCACCCTCCGCGGCGGTCTCAGCGGCGGCACGATCGACTCCATGCGCGCCCAGGTGGAGGCGCTCCAGGGGGACCCGTCGCTGCGTCGCGTGGCCGGTGACCCGTTCGCGCTCAGCCCCGACCGGGCGGCGGAGCCGGACACACCGCAGCCGCGGGATGCCGGCCTGCCCGTCCGGATGCCGGACGGACGGTGGACCGCGGCGTTCGTGATGGCACCGTTCAACACGCGCATCGTGCGGCGCAGCAACGCGCTGCAGGGCTGGGCGTACGGGCGGGGGCTCAGTTACGGCGAGGTCATGGGCGTCGGCCGCGGTCCGCTGGGCGCCGTGACGGCGGCCGGGGTCAGCGCCGGCCTGGTGGGCGCCGTGTCCGCCCTGAGCTTCGGACCGACCCGCGCGGTGCTGGACCGGGTGCTCCCGGCGCCGGGCAGCGGCCCGAGCGAGGCCGTCCGCCGCAACGGCTGGTTCCGCATGACCGTCGACGCGGAGACCGAGTCCGGCCGCCGGTACCGGGCGATTGCCGCGGGCAAGGGCGACCCCGGGTACAGGGCGACCGCCGTGATGCTGGGCGAGAGCGCGCTGGCGCTGACCCTGGACGCTGACCGGCTGCCCGACCGCGCCGGCTCGCTCACCCCGGCGACGGCGCTGGGCGACGTCCTCGTCGAGCGCCTGCGGGCTGCCGGGCACACCTACGAGGCGACCGGGGTCTGA
- a CDS encoding DUF6221 family protein: protein MSVDSGLEPDMVPTLDEFLLARIAEDKRIAVDAATAAGRESWQAGDVAVPSPASLHRTEHVARHDPARVLVECAAKRRLVLACRDAGFDRSFLGARPPGLADFPLPPRDQHQLAALTLGLLALPYAAHHDYRPEWRP, encoded by the coding sequence ATGAGCGTGGATTCCGGCCTCGAACCGGACATGGTGCCGACCCTCGACGAGTTCCTGCTGGCCCGCATCGCCGAGGACAAGCGGATCGCCGTCGACGCCGCGACGGCCGCCGGCCGGGAATCGTGGCAGGCCGGCGACGTCGCGGTGCCGTCGCCGGCATCCCTGCACCGAACGGAGCACGTCGCACGGCACGACCCGGCGCGCGTCCTGGTCGAGTGCGCCGCGAAGCGGCGGCTGGTCCTCGCCTGCCGGGACGCGGGGTTCGACCGGAGCTTCCTCGGCGCACGGCCACCCGGGCTGGCCGACTTCCCGCTCCCACCCCGCGACCAGCACCAGCTCGCCGCTCTCACCCTCGGTCTGTTGGCCCTGCCCTACGCCGCCCACCACGACTACCGGCCGGAGTGGCGGCCCTGA
- a CDS encoding SGNH/GDSL hydrolase family protein: MQRIAACVLAALALVLLGAPSTAGAHGPLRYVALGDSYSAASGVLPPDLAAPPQCLRSTSNYPHVIAAATGAQLIDVTCGGADTGDYVAEQHPGVAPQLDALSRDTQLVTMTIGGNDSGVFINSIVQCGAAGLSTLGTGSPCKDRYGSSFEDTIRNTTYPALVSTLRAVREEAPRAEVAILGYPWIMPRSGGCFDRMPVAEGDVPYLRSLQATLNDAVRRAAARTGVTYVDMDRVSEGHDACQPIGVRWIEPVLQGTNAVVVHPNAQGEREMAAQAMKVLRLR, translated from the coding sequence GTGCAGCGCATCGCCGCCTGTGTCCTCGCCGCCCTCGCTCTCGTGCTGCTCGGCGCTCCGTCGACCGCCGGGGCACACGGCCCCCTCCGGTACGTGGCGCTGGGTGACTCCTACAGCGCGGCCTCCGGCGTCCTGCCGCCGGACCTTGCGGCCCCGCCGCAGTGCCTGCGCTCGACCAGCAACTACCCGCACGTGATCGCCGCCGCGACCGGCGCCCAGCTCATCGACGTGACCTGCGGCGGGGCCGACACCGGCGACTACGTCGCCGAGCAGCATCCGGGCGTCGCGCCGCAGCTCGACGCGCTCTCGCGCGACACCCAGCTGGTCACCATGACGATCGGCGGCAACGACAGCGGCGTGTTCATCAACTCGATCGTCCAGTGCGGGGCCGCCGGCCTGTCGACCCTCGGCACGGGCAGCCCGTGCAAGGACCGGTACGGCTCGTCCTTCGAGGACACCATCCGGAACACGACCTACCCGGCGCTGGTGAGCACCCTGCGGGCCGTCCGAGAGGAGGCGCCACGGGCGGAGGTCGCCATCCTCGGCTACCCGTGGATCATGCCGAGGAGCGGTGGCTGCTTCGACCGCATGCCGGTGGCCGAGGGCGACGTGCCGTACCTGCGCAGTTTGCAGGCCACCCTCAACGACGCCGTCCGGCGAGCCGCCGCCAGAACCGGGGTGACCTACGTAGACATGGACCGGGTCTCGGAGGGGCACGACGCCTGCCAGCCGATCGGCGTCCGCTGGATCGAGCCGGTGCTGCAGGGCACGAACGCCGTGGTCGTCCACCCGAACGCCCAGGGAGAGCGGGAGATGGCGGCGCAGGCGATGAAGGTCCTGCGCCTGCGCTGA